Part of the Miscanthus floridulus cultivar M001 unplaced genomic scaffold, ASM1932011v1 fs_153_3_4, whole genome shotgun sequence genome is shown below.
AACAAACCTGCATCCCTCCGGTAGCTGCGTTTGGCCTCTAATGTCAATGCATGAGCCACCGGGCAAACAAACATGATCTCATATTGATAGCTATGGTAGTTGATGGTTGGGACGTGTGCTGCAGCCAAACAAACTTGAACTCTGCACAACTAGGGCCAACTCATGCCTCTTTGCACAAATAAAAACCTGGCTCTGGCCACCCTGACAGGACACCATGGCCCAGCCAACCAAACAGCTACAGAGCCACAGAGGTGCACCACTAGACCACTACAGAGTTACAATGGTGCACCACGGTGCTGGTCTGGTCGACAGTTGCTAATTCCTGCATGATCCCACTTGCGTGAAACTTTGGATGCAACAACAGCTCCGCAGAACAAGCCGCTCAAGGCAGTTCGATCCTCTTGACCTTGAATGTACTCCAAACAATAGGCTATTTCATCTCCTAATCCTAAAACAGTTGGTCAATGCAACGGAAGATAACATACAATATTAAAGGGTCTCCTGAGAGCATTCCGAAGATACTTATTTATTACGAGTAGCATGCTACAAATAGCTCAACCTCGACTCAAATAGTTTCTCAGTGCCACTCAAATATGCTTTCTTCTTCAGTGTCTTAACAACATGAACTAACAAGCTGAGTTCCTGGGTAGATAACATAATTATTAAAAGGGCTATTGCTTGCGACATATACATTCAGACACAAGGAAGTGTGATGGGCTGTGATGTTTCACCCCAGCACTTTTCGTTTAGTTGCCCACGGAGGGGGCGTGATAAGTTTCTTCAAGACACCTGGCTTATCAAGGCcctaaggacaacaaatacacAAGCAGGAACTAGAATCAATCCAGAAACAAAAATATTTTAGTACAAATGGTACCATACGGCACAAGATATGACATTACCTTGAACATCTGCCTTAGCTCAGCTTCCCTAGCTTTCACCTGTAAAAGTGGGGGAGAACACGTGTAATTGAAACTGAAGCAACAAAAATGTTGAAAGTCTGAAAGGCTTCCCAGGAAATAAGTCATCATACATATTTATCatcatcctcctcatcctcatagtCCCTCTTCCACTTTCCAAAGTATCCAGATGGCAAACCCACATTCAAGTGACCAGCAGTGTATCCAACAGAACTGCTAGGGTGCTTCATACCAACATCTCCATCTCTGGTGCAACCATAGCATTGACCTTTattaacaaaaaaaaagagaagttAACTGCAAAGGAACCAACCTAGCACAAACACACAATAATGTTAAAGGTAATAAAAAGTCATTACACAACCATTGTTCTGCATTAACCAGTTTGACATTATAAATAATAAAAAGCTCCAGGACAACGAAGGTGGCACACATGGAACAGGGGCAAACAAACAGTTCAACACATTAAAGATCATATGCTAACAGCCAGAGATACATTACAATTACAGGCAGATAAGTTGAAGTTAGTGCGACCAAATAACTGAATTTGAACAGTACTTAATTTACGATAAAGAGTATATAATACCATTGTCATTCAGATTAACTCTGCAGAAACAGTTAGCCAGCAGTTCTGTAAACTTTGCTTGTGGCATACTCACTTCCACAAAGAAAAGATTGTCCAGGTTACATTCATTTGGACCAGCCCCTTTAATCTTTGTAGTGAAATTGAGATGATAGTACCATTTCTGCTTCTCACAAATTGAGTTGTAGTGTAAAACGTCTTTGAGTTCGTGTGCAAGACCCTGAAATAAGCATGGGTCAGATCAGCAATTGTTACATTAACAAGGCAATAAGACACAGCGCAACAATGGTAACAAGACACACAATGAGGGCAGAAGGGAGAGCAAACCTCCAAAAGATTATGATCCTCATTATACTTGTCCACTAAAGCTTGAACCATTTGACACATTTCGGATTTCTCAGTTACAGGTCCTCTTGTACGCCTCTTGATTGTGCCATCAGGCCAGTAAAGACGTTGTATTATAGCCTTATCTTCCTCCGCACACCTAATTTAGATGAGAACATTCTATCTCATCAGTAGATTGCACTTTCCCAAAAGTGGACAACACAAAGCAATACCATGTACTCCCTCCCCATCCAAAAAATAAGCTATTCTAGGCTtctagctttgtcctaagtcaaactcttaagtttgaccaactttatagagaagagtatcaatatttatgaaaCCAAATAGGTATACCatgaaaatatgtttcatgatTAATCCAATAGTACTTACTTGGTGTGACAAATATCACTACTTTTCTATATGAAATGGTCCGACTTAAAATGGTTCGACTTGGGACAaagctagaattgcattcttttggggaCAAAGGGAGTACTAGGTTCACTAGTTTGCAAAGAAAGAAGGTTGTTGACTAGGACCAACCTCACATAGCTCATGGTAGTAAATAACAACAGCAACAGCAAAATGATACAAGATTGTTCATATGCAGACATGCCTACAAATTCTCAAGTGCATTATACCTTCTTTTAAGGGAAAAATGTATCCCACTGCAATTTTCAGATGGCCCAACTAATTGTGCTCCCATCACACTATTCACACTATTTTGATCAGTTAACAGAACATATTGTTTGCCTATAACCACTTTGTTTAGTACATGAGGAAACATTGTTGTATGGTACCACCGTTCTTTAGCTGGCTGAAGGTTAACTAATTGTACGGGTTACAATTCAGATAATACAAATCAACATTTGAACAAAGTGGTATGTGGTACACTGGTACTATAGCATCTATGTTTGCTTTGTCAAAGCAAAGCGGTAGTATGATCTTTTGCACTATTTCAAAAACTGTCAAATAAAGTTACAAAATGCTCATATTAACTTTAGGTGGTCCCAAAAGAGGAATTCTAAGACAAAGAAATATATGCTGATACTTTTCAATCTTAGATTAACTTACTTTGGCCATagttcttttttattttattttttaaaaaactgTGATTATCTACTGTGACCTACGCCATTGAAGAATGTGGTTACATagcttttttttaatataatcagCTGCAAGCATGCATGCATAATAGGGGAAAATCCAAATCTGTAACGCAGGTGAGACAACTTACATCTTCGGATCCCGGAGGTCCTCGAGATAGCGATCAATAGCCCCGTAGGTTTCCGGCAAGCTCTGAAATGGCCCACCCACATCAGGATATGTATGGAAACATCCCTGACGATCGAGCCTGATATAAAATAGCCGTCCCCACTTACGCCACAGGCGCTCCCATATGCATGACACAGGAGGCGAGGATAGTTCTGACACCTGAACTAATGCCTCAGACTGCGTCTGTGCAGCCTCACGCTCCTTGTCCTCTCGGCACCTAACATATTATCATCGTGTTTATCGAAAGTTGATAGAACAAAGAGAGAGGCTGACAGAGGCCAGAAATCCCACTGAAACATAGGAATCTATCTAATCAAAATGATAAACAAGAGGAACTATTCGATTTCGATCCAGGCAACGGATAAACAAATCTGTCTAATATAAACAATAAACAAGAGGAACTATTTGATTTCGATCCAGGCAACCGATAAACAAGAGGAACTATTCAATTTCGATACATCTATCTTGCCAAAATAGAAGACGCATGATGAGGGGAAACGGACATACGACGAGCGGGAGCATTCTTCACCAGACTCTTGACCGCGGAGGCGGCGGCTTCGGCGGTGGGGAGGCATGGGGGTGGTGGAGAGCGAGATGGGGGCTAGGGTTTCGCGATCTCCTGGGGACGGGGACGCCGGGAGCCCGGGACGGATCGAGAGAGGCGACCACCTCGGCGCGAGCGGGATCTCCGGCGAGGGAGGCGCGGGGAGCGGGCGCAGACAACCTCCTCCGCTCGGACGCGGAAGGGAGTTCGGCGAGGGAGAGGCCTACTCGTGCTCGGCATGGGATGCGGGAGGGCCGAACTCGGGTCCGAGCTGCGGGCGAGAGATTGATGACGGAAAAGGAAGTGACGGTGGAGGGAACAcctttttagcaaaaaaaaaaaagaaaactaatattctatataataatataatataagaTGTAGCTAAGGTCCCGTTGGTTACCTGCGGATTTTTATAATCCCAATAAAAAACTTTTATTGGATTTCATGTCTGTAAACCGCTGGTTTAATCCGGTTGAAATATAACGAGGAACGCTACTCAAACACAACTGAAGTTGTGGCTCAGTAGTGGAGATCTTATACTGGTTTCTATGAAACACCGTTGGCACCGGTTTTATACGGTTAGATTGCTTACCGGTCTTCTAAGGTGGACTAGACCGGCCGAGGCTCTGGTTCGGTATTTTACCGGTTGAACCGCCAGTCTGATCCGGTTCAAATAACTATGGTTTGAATGGAACTCTAAAAGTTCGGATTCTGCATAAAAATAATATCTGATATTTCTTGAATTTTGTGCATGTGTTTTATAATCCTATAGAATCAAAGGTTGTTTGGATATGATTCTAGGATTCTGAGATTTTTTTTATTCGGATTCTTAGAATCTCATGAGCCATGGTAGCCAAACAGGGGCTAAAATCCAACAAAATCTAGCTCGTTTGGATAGGATTCTAGGTTtctaggatttttttttaatctggATTCTGAAAAATCCTGGTAACCAAACGGGACCTTAATCACGTCAAAGCACATGACGTGGCTCTATGCATTGACCTGATTAGAGGagcactagcactagcatcagGATTGAGTCGCGTCATATATAGTCTGACGTGACTAAGCTGCGTCATAGAGTGTGGCATGACTAAGTGCACGTGTGGTTCTTAGCTAGATTTGCCTAGCCTAGCTTGCTCGAGCGAGCCTGGCCTTGGCAACCGAGGCGAGCTAAAAACTCCTCTCTAGCAAAAGCAAGGAAATAGCTTGCTTGCACGGAATTCAAAAACAACTGGCCCAACAACCAAACTCTTCGTCTCGTCCTAATCCttgttgggcaaggtggagccaacgCTAGCGACAGAACCAAACATGTCCTAATGGTTGCACCGGGAGCCAGATATAGGCGCCAGACCCTTTCCTCCTATCTTTTCTCCTCTATATGTCCGGCTGCAGGACTCGTCCGGACGCTGCTCCCGCACCTACATCCGCATCACATCCCAtgttgcaccaatcatatgaccgaagagaaggacatgttcacgtcGTTTCAAcctagtcatgatcaaagtgggaaCATTGTGTTCGGTGataatggaaaaggagaagttctcggtttgggtaaaattgctatctcaaatgataattccatgtCCAATGTTTTACATGTAAATTCGTTGAagtacaatttgttgtccgtttcgcAACTTTGTGAGataggctacaattgtctctttacggataagggtgtggaagtctataaaagggaggattcctctattgcatttacgggtcatttaaaagggaaactctatctagttgatttcacatcaaatagagtaaatttcgagacttgtttaatggcaaaatctagcatgggtttgTTATGGCATCGCTGACTTGCCCTTGttaggatgaggaacttggccaaactttaaaaaggcgaacacatccttggactaacaaatatttcttttgagaaagataggtgCAGGCTTCACCGGCACCAGATCTCCTGAGAGGGGGCGGCCTGGTTCATGCAGGAGTAGCAGTGCTACGACGAGAGGAAGGGGCAATGACGAGATATGGCGTGCAGCGCTGGGAAGAGGGGTCGTTGGGGCCGAAGGAACCGAGGAAGCTGCCGCTGCCCTTGATGCAAGGATGGGGAGAAGGGGAAAGGAGGCGCAGTAGGGGACGCATGTGCTGCTGGAGTACAGGAGGAGACTGAGGGGCACCCCGGGctctgctgaaaggtcctaatggctagaggggggtgaatagcctaataaaaatttctacaacaacacttaacaaaccggttagacaattatgaggcgaagcaagtgttgcgctagcctactaaaatagcaagccacctaccataattctagtttatatagtttctatccacacaatagctatgatgctacactaagttagtgtgctcttaaaagctaactaaagagccacactaaccaaactaacaagctctcacaactagttacactaaagagcttgacaactagtttgcggtaatgtaaagagagtgagcaagaaggttataccgccgtgtcgaggaaggagccaattaatcacaagaatgaataacaatgaagatcaatcaccttgaaatcaaatgatgacacaatgattttttaccgaggttcacttgcttgtcggcaagctagtcctcgttgtggcgattcactcacttggaggtccacgcgctaattggcatcacacgccaaaccctctgaaagcatctaggcccctagttgggtttcggtgattaatgacaatacaagattactataactaacgtgtgttttgcagaggcaattaagttaggtcatggtaatggagatcgattgggcaatcaaagttgtcatgcccctacgatggaaatcatttcggtttttaaaggatggacgacaaggttaaggatgactagttctaagtgtcaattggagttggagagacacttagagtagtttaggactctgtttttcctttggccatactattaagggggtatggatgggtagcttgacctagttgagtctagtgagttaggtgtggtgcacacttgttaaaactagctctaggtagctcctacgaatgcctaagatccattggagcaaacttcattcacatatgatcgagagttggaagtgaatggagggtcaaatgctgaccggacgctggccccagtgtgaccggacgctggccgcagggtccggtcagttcatttgatcaacagactacgttcggtgcgaccggacgctggagaggtcaagtgaccggacgctgaaaggcagcgtctggtcaactccagtaaggttccagagaagggaatctgcaaccggacgcgtccggtcagtactgaccgggcCCTGAGGGTTtagcgttcggtcgagtccagtaaggttccagtaagggtttaatgcgaccggacgcgtccggtcagtggtgaccggaccctgccagcgtccggtcaacacattttcactagttcgcgggttgaactgaccggagcgttcggtcaccccgcagaagctcataacggttcgtttttcaggctgccttataaatagaagctccactcgtgtgtggagtcacttttgctcattctaacagctgagaaacacgtttgtgagtgccaagaagagcaaggtcctagtgaggtgattgagatttgagaatccaagagagtagcctcattagtgaatcaagagtagcaaagtgtgcatccatcttctcattaggcttcgcatggtcaagtgagagttcgtgcttgttactcttggtgatcgccatcacctagatggcttggtggtgattgggagcttggtgatcacccggcggagcttgtgggtgacccaactcaagttgtgagcggctttgggtgattcgctgtgacggagtgtcgaagaatcaacccgtagagagcacttgatccttgcgcggatcaagggggagctacacccttgtgcgggtgctccaacgaggactagtggggagtggcgactctccgatacctcggcaaaacatcgccgcgttcctctctctccttactttgagcatttactttgagtatttactttgagcaattcaatacttgtctttacattcatagaattgccatgctagagtaagtttggaacatagattgcaagtcctttgtgcgttagtttgatagaaacacttttctaggcacaaggggttaattgggctatccgtaggatttgattattgcaagaaaatttagaattagcccaattcacccccccctcttgggcatcttgatcctttcacccttaatagggtgccgcacaaccaacacaagatgaggatcacacaagccacgagcaatccactagagtaccttttggctctccaccggggaaaggtcaagaacccctcataatcaccacgatcggagccggagacaatcaccaacctccgctcgatgatcctcgctgctccaagccgtctaggtggcggcaaccaccaagagtaacaagcgaatcccgtagtgaaacacgaacaccaagtgcctatagatgcaaatactcaagcaatgcacttagattcactcacaatctcacaaagatgatgaatcaatgatggagatgagtgggagggctttgactaagctcacaaggttgctatgtcaatgtaaatggccaagagagtgagcttaagccggccatggggtttaaatagaagcccccatgaaatagagccgttgtaccccttcactgggctgaacacgggtcgaccggacgcaccggtcagatcgaccggacgctgaaccccactgtccggtcgcgcgatgtgtgccacgtgtcatcggctttaaacgctgatcgcccgatctcaacggtcaactggtgaccggacgcgtcagttagaaagtgaccgaatgctggacctcagcatccggtcgtttctagtaaggttccaaacacgaattttcacgaccggacgcgtccggtcatgcccgaccggactcacccagcgtccggtcactcaatgtctcctctatgcgtcccacgtcagcgtacgtcagcactgaccggacgcaccctgccagcgtccggtcacttttagcgccagcgtccagtcgatgatCGAGACGCGCGCTCACagttgctactgaccggacgcgccggtccaaccgaggccagcgtccggtcacttacagtgacctccgtcttttctgtctagggcgccggtggcatcgtcggactgtccgcactctacgagcgaacactccgccggtgaagtttcctacccttgctcaaatgtgccaaccaccaagtgtatcaccttgtgcacatgtgttagcatattttcacaaacaatttcaagggtgttagtactccactagatcctaaatgcatatgcaatgagttagagcatctagtggcactttgataaccgcattccgatacgagtttcacccctcttaatagtacgactatcaatcctgaatgtgatcacactctctaagtgtcttgatcaccaaaacaaaatagctcctacaaattatacctttgccttgagctttttgtttttctctttcttctttccaaatccaagcacttgatcatcaccatggcatcaccatcattatgttatgatcttcatttgcttcactacttggagtgtgctacctatctcatgatcacttgataaactaggttagcacttagggtttcatcaattcaccaaaaccaaactagagctttcatctgcGCCGCCGGAGGTGCCGCGCCATCAGGCGCAGTCGGAGTCTCAGAGGGGCCTTGCCCCCACgcgcgcgcgcgagagagagagagagagtagtgcAGCGCGGCGCAGCGTGACTAAGGGAGGGGGAGAGGGAAAcgagagagggaggaaggggaTATATAGTCTAGGGTTTTTTAAGTGGTCCGATTTGGACCGAAGGTCTGCATGGGCTGAATTGCTATACAATATAAATGAAATAATACAATTAAACTACATGTGCTATCTAACAATGTCCAAGAATTAGTAGAAAATAAATATATGTAAGAAGGCATGCTCTATTTGAGCTCACATCCTGAAATCG
Proteins encoded:
- the LOC136530541 gene encoding uncharacterized protein — encoded protein: MPPHRRSRRLRGQESGEECSRSSCREDKEREAAQTQSEALVQVSELSSPPVSCIWERLWRKWGRLFYIRLDRQGCFHTYPDVGGPFQSLPETYGAIDRYLEDLRDPKMCAEEDKAIIQRLYWPDGTIKRRTRGPVTEKSEMCQMVQALVDKYNEDHNLLEGLAHELKDVLHYNSICEKQKWYYHLNFTTKIKGAGPNECNLDNLFFVEVSMPQAKFTELLANCFCRVNLNDNGQCYGCTRDGDVGMKHPSSSVGYTAGHLNVGLPSGYFGKWKRDYEDEEDDDKYVKAREAELRQMFKGLDKPGVLKKLITPPPWATKRKVLG